The following is a genomic window from Capnocytophaga stomatis.
TAGGGAACATCAGCGACATAAATCCTGAGGTGAGAATCAAGCAATACAAGCCCAACATTCCTTCAATAAAAATAACACCTAAAATAGAAACAAATCCGCCGATGGCAAAAATAGTGAGCATAAACGAAGCCTTTACGTATTTCATTAAAAAGGTGCTGACAAATCGTGAAGAGAGAAAAATAGCCATCGCTAAAATATTGTATCTCTGAGCAGTAGCTTTATCCAAACCGATATTTTCAGCATACTGGATAATAAACGTCCAACACATAATTTGTGCCGCCACATAAAAAACCTGAGCAATAACTCCTTCACGATACACCCTATTTTTTGATAATCGCTTAAGACTTCCTAAGAAATCTATTTTTTCACTAACTTTCTGGCGTGTTTCGGGCATTTTTGCTAAAGCTATGACAATGAGCATCAACAAAACAAAAAATCCGAGAAGAATATAAGGCTGGCTGATGATGCCCAAGTCGTGGGTTCGGATTGACATTTTTTCCGCTTGAGGCAAAGTTTCAAATATCAGATTTCCAGCACTATCACGCTTATCTGATTCCAAGTTAGAAAGAACAAAATTTGAAGCTACGAACATTCCTAAAAGCGAACCCATTGGGTTGAATGCCTGTGCCAAATTCAGCCTTCGAGTAGCAGTGACTTCGCTTCCCATTGAAAGAATATAAGGATTTGCTGTGGTTTCCAAAAAGGCAAGCCCGAAAGTTAAAATATAAAGAGAAATTAGGAAGAAAGAGAATTCTTGCCACTGTGCCGCCGGATAAAACAACAATGCCCCAACGGAATACAGCAACAACCCTAATAAAATTCCTTTTTTATAACTGTACTTTTGTGCGAAAATCGCAGCAGGAATTGCCATTGTTCCGTAGCCTCCATAAAATGCAAACTGAATAAGGGCGGCTTTACTCACCGGAATTTCCATTACTGTCTGGAACGCAGCCACCATTGGGTTGGTAATGTCGTTAGCAAATCCCCAAAGAGCGAACAAACTCGTTATAAGTACAAAGGGGAATATGTACTTTCTTTCAACAATTTTTGGTTTCATATGGTTGGTATTTAATGGGGTAAAGTTACGATTTTTTTCAAAGATTTTCAAAGGTTTTTGAAAGAAAAAGGGATTAACTGTCGCTAATCCCTTTTCGTATGCAATGAAAATTCGCTTGTTTAAAATTGATTATTACCAACCTGGGTTCTGCTCGTACCCAACCAATTTTAACTCATCTGTTGGTATGGGGTATAGGTACATTTTGTCGTCCCAAGTGCGTCCGTTAGGAAATGCTGGATAAACAATCCGATATTTTTGGTCGTCAACAGGAAGTTGACTAACGGCAGGGCTATTATACTCCGCTTTCAACTCATCTGTTAATTTCATTCCTTTTATAGTTTTCGGATTGTTAAGCAGTTTTCCAGCCTTCCAACGTAAGATGTCATTAAATCGGAAACCTTCTCCTACAAGCTCTACACGACGCTCTCTGCGTATTTCGTAAAGAATGGGAGCTACGTCATACCCATAATCACTGGCATTAGTGTCTGCTGCTACTCCCATTGTCAGGTGTGGCATAGCCACTCGGTCTCTGATTTTGTTGATAGTTCTATCCAAATCAGCTTGTGACAATGTACCCAATTCGTACTTGGCTTCGGCGTAGTTTAACAATACTTCCGCATATCGAAAGATGAACATATCCGTATCACTACTGTACGCCTCTTCCTGTTTTGGATCGCTTGACATTCCTTTGATAAACCAATACCCTGTGGTAGTTACTGGTGTGCCTATTTCTGGGAGATTTACAATCACTGGCGGGGTAGAACTCGTTTTTACGAACCCTGGTGTGGCTACGGTTTGTGCATAGCGTGGATCTCTGTTTTCAGCTTCTTTGCTTGGGGTGCTGTCGTCATAGGTATAAGAGGTAGTACTAATTGGTTTTCCATCTTTAAAGAGGTAGTACTCCATAAAATCCTTGCTACATCCGTTGTTAGAGCCTTTGGCTGAACGGCTATATTCGTGTCTTCCAGTTTCAACAGCACGCAGATAATGTCTGTGGAATATAGCTTCTTTATTGCCTGCCAAATTATCCTGAATGAATAAATTGCGATAATCCTCATTTGGCTTTCCTGTGGAATAGATTTCATATCCTTTTGTCATCAGTTTTTCACTGGCATCAACGGCTGCTTCCAAAAATACACGCTCATCACCTAAATTGTGATACTTACGGAAAGTACCTTCCCAAAGTGCAATTCTTGATTTGAGAGCAAGGGCAGCATCTTTGTGTAACCTTCCTGCCTCTGCATTTGCCTTTTCGGGCAGATGCTCAATAGCAAAATCAAGGTCTTTCAAAACTTCGTCCATCACTTTTTTGTGAGGTTCTCTTGGACCATATATTTCAGGTGAGGCATCACCTACTTTTTTGAGTATTAACGGCACATCACCAAAGCGAACTACTTTTTCCCAATAGTATAACGCCCTGAAAAAACGAACCTCTGCCGCATATTTTTCTTTGGTTGTCCCTGGAACTTTTTGGTAATTTTCTAAAAAGAAATTACAATTTCGTATGCCATTCCAAGCACCTGTGTCCCAACCTCCTCCTGATGAGGGAACTGTGTATGTCCCAAATAAAAAGTCATCAGGACTATTAGGTACCATATTATCCGACTGTACATCTCTATGTTGTAAGATGCTCAAAGGCAAGCTTCCGTAGAATCGGTTAGCAAAAAAACTCAATTCTTGTTCTGTTTTAAAATAGGAAGGCTCGGTAAACGCATCAGGAGGAAACTTGTCCAAAAAATCATCGTTTTTACAAGAAACGATTGTCAGCACAGCCGATAATCCTATTGCGATATGTTTAATTTTATTCTTCATTGTTTTGTTCTTTTTAAAATTATTAGAATCGTGCTTGTACCCCAAAGGTAAATACTCTGTTAAGTGGGTAAATCTGATTAAGCAATTCAGGGTCGTATGATTTTATGAGTTTGGTAAATTCCATTACATTTTCTCCTGTTACATAAACCCTCAAATTACTCATTCCAATGGCTTGCATTACGTCCTTAGGCAAGGTGTAACCCAATGTGATTTGTTTTACACGTAAGTAAGAAGCATCTTGCAAGTAGCGTGTAGAGGTTTGGAAGTTTCCTCCCCCGAAACGTTGTCTTGGGAAGTAAGCATTTGGGGTTTCAGGTGTCCAATAATCCAATTGCTCGGTAGTAGGTACTGCCCATTGGTTGGTAAAGCCCCAAAAATAAGTGCCACCCAAAGCATAATCTCTTTTTGCCGTACCTTGTAAGAATAACGAAAAATCGAATCCTTTGTAATTAGCTCCCATATTTACCCCGAAAGTGTAACGTGAACGGTTGTTTCCTATAATGCTCATATCACCAGGATTATCTAAGGTATTATCTCCATTATTGATTTTTCCATCACCATTCAAATCCTCAAATTTTACGTCACCAGCCAACCATTTGTAACCGGCCAATTTTTTCTTATCAAGTTTAGCGGCATCTTCATCGGTTTGGTACAAACCATTAGAGGTATATCCCCATATTTCTCCAATTTCTCTACCAACATAATATTGATTTATATTTCCTGTTGGGTTCAAATCAAATTTGGTAATGAATGAACGACTATCTGCCAAATTGAAACTTATATTATAACTAAAATCTTCGGAAACTCGGTCTTTCCAGCCGATGGAAAACTCAAATCCTTTGGTTTCCAAATCGGCAGCATTTCGCTGTGGAGACCCTGTTCCCAACACTTTGGGCAAAGGAACTCCGTTCACCAACATTCCTTTAGTATTTCGGATATAATAGTCAAACGAACCTGATAAGCGGTTGTTAAAGAAGCCGTAATCTACCCCTATGTTACGCGTTTCTACGGTTTCCCAAGTAAAGTTATCGCTCACTAATCCAGGAGCATTTACGTAAGGAAGTCCTGCATTGCCGAACAGATAGCCTGTTTGTGCTCCATAGCCCATTGTTGCCAAATACGGGTAATTTCCTCCCACATATTGGTTGGGTAAATCACCGTAGGACACACGGAATTTCAAATCACTTACTACTTTGGTTAGAGGCTCAAAAAATCCTTCCTTAGAAATACGCCAACCCAACGAAGCCGAAGGGCTGAATACATATCTGTTATTTTTGCTGAATTTGGAAGAACCGTCATAACGCCCGTTGATTTCTAACAGATATTTTTCAGCAAATACGTAGTTCAAACGGAAGAAAGAACCTATCAAAGCCCAGTCAGAAATTCCACTACCTACGCCAGGTTTATCATCGTTGTTTAGTTTCAGGTACGGATAATCTTGATTGATGAGGTTTTTCACACTTACCCAAAAAGATTCGTTGTGTTTTTCTTCTTGGCTATACCCTACCATTGCTTTGAAATAGTGTTTTTCAGCAAAGGTGTTTTCGTACTGTGCATAAATGTTAGCTGCTTTGTAGATATCTTGGCTGCTACTTTCATCTACTCGGGAAGTATTGGTGTGTGGGAAGAAGCCCAAATCAGCAGCCTTTGTAGGGTCAAAAATACTAACACCATCGGTAGGTGCTCCGTATTCTTTGAAACGTTTTACGTTTGTTTTACTATTGTTTCTATACGAATTCCAAGTATAGTCCCCTACCACTTTTACGTTTTTAATGGGTTTGAATACAAAATTTCCTGTTACCCATATATCATCAGAAGCGTACTTTTCTCTTCCTCCTGTGGCAATCATCGCGAACGGATTGGTAAAACTACCTTGTCCTGAGAAATTTCCGTCAGGGTGACGCACTGGCATCAAAGGTTTTAAATCACTTGCAAAACGTTCTGTTTCAACACCATTACGCCCGTTTGAAGTCTGGTCGTTTTGTTTGCGATTTAGGCTTGTTTTAACTCCAAGAGTAAGCCACTTGGTAACATCAGTAGTTAGCCCGAGATTTAAATTGTAACGATTAAATTTTTGATTAGACACTTTGAAAAGTCCTTGTTGTTCGAACATTCCAACAGAGGCGATATAAGTAGTTTTTTCTG
Proteins encoded in this region:
- the fucP gene encoding L-fucose:H+ symporter permease, translating into MKPKIVERKYIFPFVLITSLFALWGFANDITNPMVAAFQTVMEIPVSKAALIQFAFYGGYGTMAIPAAIFAQKYSYKKGILLGLLLYSVGALLFYPAAQWQEFSFFLISLYILTFGLAFLETTANPYILSMGSEVTATRRLNLAQAFNPMGSLLGMFVASNFVLSNLESDKRDSAGNLIFETLPQAEKMSIRTHDLGIISQPYILLGFFVLLMLIVIALAKMPETRQKVSEKIDFLGSLKRLSKNRVYREGVIAQVFYVAAQIMCWTFIIQYAENIGLDKATAQRYNILAMAIFLSSRFVSTFLMKYVKASFMLTIFAIGGFVSILGVIFIEGMLGLYCLILTSGFMSLMFPTIYGLALEKTGKDTGLGAAGLVMAIVGGALMPPLQGSIIDLERIGNFAAVNVSFVLPLLCFLIIGIYGFRVYHNEKLGS
- a CDS encoding RagB/SusD family nutrient uptake outer membrane protein; this encodes MKNKIKHIAIGLSAVLTIVSCKNDDFLDKFPPDAFTEPSYFKTEQELSFFANRFYGSLPLSILQHRDVQSDNMVPNSPDDFLFGTYTVPSSGGGWDTGAWNGIRNCNFFLENYQKVPGTTKEKYAAEVRFFRALYYWEKVVRFGDVPLILKKVGDASPEIYGPREPHKKVMDEVLKDLDFAIEHLPEKANAEAGRLHKDAALALKSRIALWEGTFRKYHNLGDERVFLEAAVDASEKLMTKGYEIYSTGKPNEDYRNLFIQDNLAGNKEAIFHRHYLRAVETGRHEYSRSAKGSNNGCSKDFMEYYLFKDGKPISTTSYTYDDSTPSKEAENRDPRYAQTVATPGFVKTSSTPPVIVNLPEIGTPVTTTGYWFIKGMSSDPKQEEAYSSDTDMFIFRYAEVLLNYAEAKYELGTLSQADLDRTINKIRDRVAMPHLTMGVAADTNASDYGYDVAPILYEIRRERRVELVGEGFRFNDILRWKAGKLLNNPKTIKGMKLTDELKAEYNSPAVSQLPVDDQKYRIVYPAFPNGRTWDDKMYLYPIPTDELKLVGYEQNPGW
- a CDS encoding SusC/RagA family TonB-linked outer membrane protein, translated to MFKQLFATFVLMLLALPLSAQVKVTGKVTDENNSPLPGASIVVKGTTSGVSSDFDGNYEIQAKQGDVLEVSFIGFQTQTKKVTEGGGKSLIINFLLKEDAQQLDDVVVVGYGTQKKENLTGAVATVDAKVLESRPLTTIGQGLQGLVPNLNIGVGNGRPGTGANFNIRGFTSINGGNPLVLVDGVQMDPNQINPNDVENVTVLKDAASAAIYGGRAAFGVVLITTKQGKKGAPLQVDISTNYSLTRPTRLPKLVNSLEYLTMYIQADEVGRLTGGASGSQGFGQEDIDRVKKYMADPRPENAVYIDPTNPRKYRYVGNTDWIEEMYPGWAPQSQHNISLSGGSEKTTYIASVGMFEQQGLFKVSNQKFNRYNLNLGLTTDVTKWLTLGVKTSLNRKQNDQTSNGRNGVETERFASDLKPLMPVRHPDGNFSGQGSFTNPFAMIATGGREKYASDDIWVTGNFVFKPIKNVKVVGDYTWNSYRNNSKTNVKRFKEYGAPTDGVSIFDPTKAADLGFFPHTNTSRVDESSSQDIYKAANIYAQYENTFAEKHYFKAMVGYSQEEKHNESFWVSVKNLINQDYPYLKLNNDDKPGVGSGISDWALIGSFFRLNYVFAEKYLLEINGRYDGSSKFSKNNRYVFSPSASLGWRISKEGFFEPLTKVVSDLKFRVSYGDLPNQYVGGNYPYLATMGYGAQTGYLFGNAGLPYVNAPGLVSDNFTWETVETRNIGVDYGFFNNRLSGSFDYYIRNTKGMLVNGVPLPKVLGTGSPQRNAADLETKGFEFSIGWKDRVSEDFSYNISFNLADSRSFITKFDLNPTGNINQYYVGREIGEIWGYTSNGLYQTDEDAAKLDKKKLAGYKWLAGDVKFEDLNGDGKINNGDNTLDNPGDMSIIGNNRSRYTFGVNMGANYKGFDFSLFLQGTAKRDYALGGTYFWGFTNQWAVPTTEQLDYWTPETPNAYFPRQRFGGGNFQTSTRYLQDASYLRVKQITLGYTLPKDVMQAIGMSNLRVYVTGENVMEFTKLIKSYDPELLNQIYPLNRVFTFGVQARF